Proteins co-encoded in one Haladaptatus sp. ZSTT2 genomic window:
- a CDS encoding metal ABC transporter substrate-binding protein, whose amino-acid sequence MTDSQRRATGLLTRRQALASGAGLLTAGLAGCTGGGATAGGGAENTGDNPVVAASFFSFFDFARKIAEDTPVQVNNLVPTGLHGHGWEPNASVTKDIIEADAFLHVGESFQPWADRAIQTLKDDNVDTALINAREGVELVDLAASLDPEEEGVGDGRGQDPHFWLDPQRAKTSVDNIRAGLIENFPDHEDTFAENAATYKTDVLDRIDADYQAVFDAAERKVVQLAAHNAFQYIGVRYGVEMRPLVVNLAASGDVKPSDITEAKDVIDEHDIKYIGAGVFETRKPAKQLLAETPVEAYYPVTPYAGVREDWVAENWGYEEIAYNINMPTFEVVLGNKTPEEVGLDGWDSEWRNFE is encoded by the coding sequence ATGACTGATTCGCAACGACGGGCGACTGGACTGCTAACGCGCCGACAGGCACTCGCTTCCGGGGCGGGACTACTGACAGCAGGACTCGCTGGCTGTACCGGTGGCGGGGCGACTGCTGGTGGTGGCGCTGAGAACACCGGCGACAACCCGGTCGTCGCAGCATCGTTCTTCAGCTTTTTCGACTTCGCGCGGAAAATCGCCGAAGACACGCCAGTACAGGTGAATAATCTGGTTCCGACCGGCCTACACGGCCACGGTTGGGAGCCGAACGCGAGCGTTACGAAGGACATCATCGAGGCAGACGCGTTTCTCCACGTTGGCGAGAGCTTCCAACCGTGGGCTGACCGCGCGATTCAGACGCTCAAAGACGACAACGTCGATACGGCGCTCATCAACGCCCGCGAAGGCGTCGAACTCGTCGACCTCGCCGCGAGCTTAGACCCGGAAGAAGAGGGTGTTGGCGACGGCCGCGGGCAAGACCCGCACTTCTGGCTCGATCCACAGCGAGCGAAAACGTCGGTCGATAACATCCGCGCCGGTCTCATCGAGAACTTCCCCGACCACGAAGACACCTTCGCTGAGAACGCAGCAACGTACAAAACCGATGTGTTAGACCGCATCGACGCCGACTACCAAGCCGTCTTCGACGCCGCAGAGCGCAAGGTGGTCCAACTCGCGGCGCACAACGCGTTCCAGTACATCGGCGTGCGCTACGGCGTCGAGATGCGCCCGCTCGTCGTGAACCTCGCGGCGAGTGGCGACGTGAAACCGAGCGACATCACGGAAGCGAAGGACGTTATCGACGAACACGACATCAAGTACATCGGCGCAGGCGTCTTCGAGACGCGAAAGCCCGCAAAGCAACTGCTCGCAGAGACACCAGTCGAAGCGTACTACCCAGTCACGCCGTATGCGGGCGTCCGCGAGGACTGGGTTGCAGAGAACTGGGGCTACGAGGAAATCGCCTACAACATCAACATGCCCACCTTCGAGGTCGTTCTCGGGAACAAAACGCCTGAAGAGGTCGGTCTCGACGGGTGGGACAGCGAGTGGAGAAACTTCGAATGA
- a CDS encoding metal ABC transporter ATP-binding protein yields the protein MSAPSPVIDLSAVSFGYTATPVVEDISLQIEAGEYVAVVGPNGSGKSTLMKLMLGLLQPDEGTAQLFGEPSQAFDDGARIGYVAQHASASKEMPITVREVVKMGRFPHVGVGRLSQEDWAIVDRALDTVGMTAFANRRVTQLSGGQRQRAFIARALAGEADLLVLDEPTVGVDAESVEAFYDLLSALNEQGITILLIEHDLGAVTEHAARVVCLNRGIYFDGPTDEFIESNALGRAFGTATAIGGVQ from the coding sequence ATGAGCGCGCCGAGCCCCGTCATCGACCTCTCTGCTGTGTCGTTTGGCTACACCGCAACGCCGGTGGTCGAAGATATCTCGCTCCAAATCGAGGCAGGCGAGTACGTCGCCGTCGTCGGACCGAACGGTTCGGGGAAATCGACGCTGATGAAACTCATGCTCGGATTGCTCCAGCCCGACGAGGGCACCGCGCAGCTGTTCGGCGAACCGTCGCAGGCATTCGACGACGGCGCGCGAATCGGCTACGTCGCCCAGCACGCGAGTGCCTCGAAGGAGATGCCAATCACGGTGCGCGAAGTCGTGAAGATGGGCCGGTTCCCCCACGTCGGGGTCGGTCGTCTCTCGCAGGAAGACTGGGCGATTGTTGACCGGGCGCTCGACACCGTCGGGATGACCGCGTTCGCAAATCGCCGGGTAACCCAGCTTTCGGGCGGACAGCGCCAGCGGGCATTCATCGCGCGTGCCCTCGCTGGGGAAGCCGACCTGCTCGTCTTAGACGAACCGACCGTCGGGGTTGACGCAGAGTCGGTCGAGGCGTTTTACGACCTCCTCTCTGCGCTGAACGAACAGGGAATCACCATCTTGCTCATCGAACACGACCTCGGCGCAGTGACCGAACACGCTGCGCGCGTCGTCTGCCTCAATCGGGGCATCTACTTCGACGGTCCGACCGACGAGTTCATAGAGAGCAACGCCCTCGGGCGGGCGTTCGGCACTGCCACCGCCATCGGAGGGGTTCAATGA
- a CDS encoding metal ABC transporter permease: MIPFEVLLQASPLDPVLTPLYVLLDLWYWLLTGLYHLTGLELISPEYKFMHRAILVGLCIGVMAPLIGTFLVHRQLALIGDALAHTAFAGVAIGLFLNAVLNLGVSPYLTAVVVAILAALLIELISEATDAYNDVSMAIVLSTGFALGSVLISINAGGLAVGVNQFLFGNLATVSAENAAILLVLFVIIVGTVALFRNQLLYVTFDETAAAVSGLSVTWFNRVMVMLTAMVVVGAMQIMGVILVAAMLVVPVAGATQVSRSFSESLVVSVVLAELAVLLGIGVSYYGGATAGGVIVLVAVALYIGAVALGKLQTRVTDDTVPELGSITTTKKRSAESDSD; encoded by the coding sequence ATGATTCCCTTCGAGGTACTCCTGCAGGCAAGCCCGCTTGACCCCGTGCTGACGCCGCTCTACGTGTTGCTCGACCTCTGGTACTGGCTGCTCACAGGCCTCTACCACCTGACGGGCCTCGAACTCATTAGTCCCGAGTACAAGTTCATGCACCGGGCCATCCTCGTCGGCCTCTGTATCGGCGTGATGGCCCCGCTCATTGGGACGTTCCTCGTCCATCGCCAACTCGCGTTGATTGGCGACGCGCTTGCTCACACCGCCTTCGCGGGCGTTGCGATTGGGCTGTTCTTGAACGCCGTGCTCAACCTCGGCGTCTCGCCGTATCTCACGGCCGTCGTCGTCGCCATCCTCGCCGCGTTGCTCATCGAACTCATCTCCGAGGCGACTGACGCCTACAACGACGTGTCGATGGCAATCGTTCTCTCGACCGGGTTCGCCCTCGGGTCGGTGCTCATCAGCATCAACGCGGGCGGTCTCGCCGTTGGCGTCAATCAGTTCCTGTTTGGCAACCTCGCAACCGTCTCGGCCGAGAACGCCGCCATCTTGCTCGTGTTGTTCGTCATCATCGTCGGCACGGTTGCGCTGTTTCGAAACCAATTGCTGTACGTCACCTTCGACGAGACTGCCGCGGCTGTCTCCGGCCTGTCGGTCACGTGGTTCAACCGCGTGATGGTCATGCTCACCGCGATGGTCGTCGTCGGCGCGATGCAGATTATGGGCGTCATTCTTGTCGCTGCGATGCTCGTCGTCCCGGTTGCCGGGGCAACGCAAGTCTCGCGGAGTTTCTCAGAGTCGCTCGTCGTCTCGGTCGTCCTCGCCGAACTCGCCGTCTTGCTCGGTATCGGCGTTTCCTACTACGGCGGGGCGACCGCAGGCGGCGTTATCGTGCTCGTCGCCGTCGCGCTCTACATCGGTGCGGTCGCACTTGGCAAACTCCAGACGCGCGTTACGGACGATACCGTGCCGGAACTCGGCAGCATCACCACGACGAAAAAGAGATCTGCAGAATCGGATTCGGACTGA
- a CDS encoding ABC transporter permease — MLEPLYRRFPSVMMARRNLTRNKVRSALAMLGIVIGVLAIASLGIFGNTLQVSVTESLGDIGSEIIVSPAFDEGVSFLNDRDVQNIERAAPGASVTPVAQGQGVVEFSNERQVVQLFGVSRPGDLYEAESGTLPPTLRSGALIGTNLAENLGVRVGNSIMVDGKSYRVTAILAASQAFSPTSASNAVVLPIDEFPAREYDQIVVDAGTGLEANATADAIRKLNDRDTRYEVFELADISEQITQAFDAIGSFLIAIGAISLVVAGVSILNVMLMSTIERRTEIGVLRAVGVQKVEILGIILVEALLLGILGGVVGIFLSIVAGMAVSQFILGDPWGVFTVANFVFIAQAYGFALGASLLSGLYPAWRAANLNPVDALRG, encoded by the coding sequence ATGCTTGAGCCACTCTACCGACGATTCCCGTCGGTGATGATGGCGCGGCGCAACCTGACGCGCAACAAGGTGCGCTCTGCGCTCGCCATGCTCGGCATCGTCATCGGCGTCCTCGCCATTGCCTCACTCGGTATCTTCGGCAACACGCTCCAAGTGAGCGTCACCGAGTCGCTTGGCGACATCGGGAGTGAGATTATCGTCTCACCCGCGTTCGACGAGGGTGTGAGTTTCTTAAACGACCGCGACGTCCAGAACATAGAACGGGCCGCCCCCGGCGCGAGCGTCACGCCGGTTGCCCAAGGACAGGGGGTGGTTGAGTTCAGCAACGAACGACAGGTGGTGCAACTGTTTGGCGTCTCCCGGCCGGGCGACCTCTACGAAGCGGAATCCGGCACCCTCCCGCCAACGCTGCGAAGCGGCGCGCTCATCGGGACGAACCTCGCGGAGAATCTCGGCGTGCGCGTCGGCAACAGCATCATGGTCGATGGGAAAAGTTACCGCGTGACCGCGATTCTCGCGGCGAGTCAGGCGTTCTCACCGACCTCCGCGAGCAATGCTGTTGTCCTGCCAATCGACGAGTTCCCCGCCCGCGAGTACGACCAAATCGTGGTCGATGCGGGGACGGGTCTCGAAGCCAATGCCACTGCAGACGCCATCCGCAAGTTGAACGACCGCGACACCCGCTATGAGGTGTTCGAACTCGCAGACATCTCAGAGCAGATCACCCAAGCGTTCGACGCCATCGGGTCGTTCCTGATTGCGATTGGCGCAATCTCGCTCGTCGTCGCGGGTGTGAGCATCCTGAACGTGATGCTCATGAGCACCATCGAGCGACGCACCGAAATCGGGGTTCTGCGCGCCGTGGGCGTCCAGAAAGTCGAGATTCTCGGCATTATCCTCGTCGAGGCACTGCTGCTCGGGATTCTCGGCGGCGTCGTTGGCATCTTTCTGTCGATTGTCGCGGGCATGGCAGTGAGCCAGTTCATCCTTGGCGACCCGTGGGGGGTGTTCACCGTGGCGAACTTCGTGTTCATCGCCCAGGCCTACGGCTTCGCACTCGGCGCAAGCCTGCTCTCTGGACTCTATCCGGCGTGGCGTGCGGCGAATCTGAATCCCGTGGACGCGCTTCGCGGGTGA
- a CDS encoding ABC transporter ATP-binding protein has translation MALVELRDVVKRYELGGETLTVLKGVDFAIEAGEFVAVMGPSGSGKSTMLNMIGLLDEPSEGTVLLRGEDVTTLSDRERTKARQGAIGFIFQDFYLIPSLTATENVELPTLFGGAGNKKGREKSIELLTSFGLGDRLDHLPKELSGGQQQRVAIARSLVNEPQVLLADEPTGNLDQKTGKEILDRLREICDSGVGIIAVTHDPNVAAYADRRVNIVDGVIDGDDALAREDHDA, from the coding sequence ATGGCACTCGTTGAACTGCGCGACGTGGTCAAGCGCTACGAACTTGGCGGCGAGACGCTCACCGTCCTCAAGGGCGTGGATTTCGCCATCGAAGCCGGCGAGTTCGTCGCGGTGATGGGGCCGAGTGGCTCCGGCAAATCGACCATGCTCAACATGATTGGCCTGCTCGACGAGCCAAGCGAAGGCACCGTCCTCCTGCGCGGGGAAGACGTGACCACGCTCTCAGACCGCGAGCGCACCAAAGCCCGGCAGGGAGCGATTGGCTTCATCTTTCAGGACTTCTATCTCATCCCGTCGCTCACCGCGACCGAGAACGTCGAACTCCCGACGCTGTTCGGCGGTGCCGGAAACAAGAAAGGCCGTGAGAAATCCATCGAGTTGCTCACGAGCTTTGGCCTCGGCGACCGCTTAGACCACCTCCCGAAGGAACTTTCTGGTGGTCAACAACAGCGCGTCGCGATCGCGCGGTCGCTCGTAAACGAACCCCAAGTCCTGCTCGCAGACGAGCCAACGGGGAACTTAGACCAGAAAACCGGCAAGGAGATTTTAGACCGCCTCCGGGAGATTTGCGATTCTGGCGTTGGCATCATCGCGGTCACCCACGACCCGAACGTGGCCGCCTACGCAGACCGCCGGGTCAACATCGTAGACGGCGTCATCGACGGCGACGATGCGCTTGCGCGGGAGGACCACGATGCTTGA
- a CDS encoding Yip1 family protein: MILDLITNPDAFFREEAESPRLWGAAGIVLLVGVLSAITSYLLLSRIVSVLPAEGGQAVSLLVFGFGIGGALVAQFVIWLVFAIVFHVISIVFDGEGKFTKTLALTGWGFFPSIFGGLLGIGAMYLALQGIPAPTSPEAIQAYSLAVTQSSTLRLASLVGIVFTLWSAFLWAFAVKHARNLSFRQGLYTVAIPVGINIALSVFGQVFTL, translated from the coding sequence ATGATTCTCGACCTTATCACGAACCCGGACGCGTTCTTCCGGGAAGAGGCCGAGTCACCACGGCTTTGGGGAGCCGCTGGAATCGTATTGCTTGTGGGGGTTTTGAGTGCTATCACGTCGTACCTCTTGCTCTCTCGCATCGTTTCCGTACTCCCTGCCGAAGGTGGCCAGGCAGTATCGCTTCTCGTATTCGGATTCGGGATCGGTGGCGCACTCGTCGCACAGTTCGTCATCTGGCTCGTGTTCGCCATCGTGTTTCACGTCATCTCTATCGTCTTCGATGGCGAGGGCAAGTTCACCAAAACGCTCGCATTGACTGGCTGGGGCTTTTTTCCCTCCATTTTCGGTGGGTTGCTCGGCATCGGCGCGATGTACCTCGCGCTGCAAGGCATTCCCGCACCAACGTCGCCGGAGGCCATCCAAGCGTATTCACTCGCCGTCACCCAGAGTTCGACGCTCCGACTCGCGTCGCTCGTGGGCATCGTGTTCACGCTCTGGAGTGCGTTCCTCTGGGCGTTTGCCGTGAAACACGCGCGAAATCTCAGCTTCAGACAGGGCCTGTACACCGTTGCGATTCCCGTCGGCATCAACATCGCACTCTCGGTGTTCGGTCAGGTGTTCACGTTATGA
- a CDS encoding acyl-CoA thioesterase, producing MAEYYDVFENRVRFAETDMQGIVFYGNYITFQDETFNAFLREIDYGYDTLAEKGWDVHVVHVDMDYHASAEFDDVLVNAMRAETIGTKSLTFAYRVRRKADETLLAAGHVTYVAVDAATGEAIAVPDDFREALIEFQETPPTTT from the coding sequence ATGGCTGAGTACTACGACGTGTTCGAAAACCGGGTGCGCTTTGCGGAGACGGATATGCAGGGAATCGTGTTCTACGGCAACTACATCACCTTTCAAGACGAGACATTCAACGCCTTCCTGCGCGAAATCGACTACGGCTACGACACTCTCGCAGAGAAGGGATGGGACGTGCACGTCGTCCACGTGGATATGGATTATCACGCGTCTGCGGAGTTCGACGACGTGCTCGTAAACGCGATGCGCGCAGAGACGATTGGAACGAAAAGCCTGACATTCGCCTACCGGGTGCGCAGAAAGGCCGACGAGACGCTCCTCGCCGCAGGCCACGTCACCTACGTCGCGGTGGATGCAGCGACCGGCGAGGCGATTGCCGTTCCCGATGATTTCCGGGAGGCGCTGATCGAGTTTCAAGAAACGCCACCGACAACGACGTAG
- a CDS encoding (R)-citramalate synthase, whose protein sequence is MTVLFGSLPESHPTSDPVSVQFVDTTLRDGEQAPGVSLTPDQKAQIARELDRARVSVIEAGSACTGAGERETISRVASLGLDAKVTSFARGVQGDIDLALDCGVDGVHLVVPSSDRHIETKVGTTRDGVVEKTTSLVEYARDHGLWVEVLGEDGSRADLDYLERLLGAALDAGADRVCYCDTVGHATPEHTYEAVSRLAALGPTSTHTHDDLGLAVSNALASVRAGADLIHATVNGIGERAGNVALEEVAIALDHGYGIETVDTTRLFKLAQTVATATGIPLAPNKAVVGENAFSHESGIHTDGTLKDDAMYEPYPPEKVGRERRLVLGKHAGRAGVKAALDEHDVSVTPEELGTVVSRVKELGDRGKRVTDADLLTIAEEVQQRERDRRVELLGLTAASGGGTPTASVRLLVDGEERVASGTGSGPVDAAVSAVRSALGPAADAQLDSYHVDAITGGTDAVVTVEVEMSRDGRHVTVASSEADITRASVNAMVDALDRLLAADSNHVLADD, encoded by the coding sequence GTGACTGTTTTATTCGGGTCCCTTCCCGAATCACACCCCACCTCTGACCCCGTTTCTGTACAGTTCGTAGATACAACGCTCCGCGACGGTGAGCAAGCGCCAGGTGTCTCGCTCACCCCAGACCAGAAGGCCCAGATTGCCCGTGAACTCGACCGGGCGCGGGTCTCGGTCATCGAAGCAGGCAGCGCCTGCACCGGCGCGGGCGAGCGCGAGACCATCTCGCGAGTCGCCTCGCTCGGCCTCGACGCGAAGGTGACGAGTTTCGCCCGCGGCGTCCAAGGCGACATCGACCTCGCGCTCGACTGTGGCGTCGATGGTGTCCACCTCGTCGTGCCGTCGAGCGACCGTCACATCGAAACAAAAGTCGGGACGACCCGCGACGGCGTGGTCGAAAAGACCACCTCACTCGTCGAGTACGCCCGCGACCACGGTCTCTGGGTCGAAGTCCTCGGCGAAGACGGCTCGCGCGCCGACTTAGACTACCTCGAACGGCTGCTTGGTGCGGCCCTCGATGCGGGCGCAGACCGCGTCTGTTACTGCGATACGGTCGGGCACGCGACGCCCGAACACACCTACGAGGCCGTCTCGCGGCTGGCTGCACTCGGGCCAACGAGCACCCACACCCACGACGACTTGGGCCTCGCCGTCTCGAACGCCCTCGCAAGCGTGCGCGCCGGTGCAGACCTCATCCACGCCACCGTAAACGGCATCGGTGAGCGCGCGGGCAACGTCGCACTCGAAGAAGTCGCCATCGCTCTCGACCACGGCTACGGCATCGAGACGGTCGATACGACGCGGCTGTTCAAACTCGCCCAGACCGTGGCGACGGCGACGGGCATCCCGCTCGCGCCGAACAAGGCCGTCGTCGGCGAGAACGCCTTCAGCCACGAGAGCGGCATCCACACCGACGGCACGCTCAAAGACGACGCGATGTACGAACCCTACCCGCCAGAAAAGGTGGGCAGGGAGCGGCGGCTCGTCCTCGGCAAGCACGCCGGGCGCGCGGGCGTCAAAGCCGCGCTCGACGAACACGACGTTTCGGTCACCCCAGAAGAACTGGGAACGGTCGTCTCCCGCGTGAAAGAGCTCGGTGACCGCGGCAAGCGCGTCACCGACGCGGACCTACTCACGATTGCAGAAGAAGTCCAACAGCGCGAACGCGACCGCCGCGTCGAGTTGCTCGGGCTGACCGCCGCCTCGGGTGGCGGCACGCCAACCGCGAGCGTCCGCCTGCTCGTCGATGGTGAAGAACGTGTGGCCTCCGGCACGGGCAGTGGCCCGGTCGATGCCGCCGTCTCTGCGGTGCGCTCGGCGCTCGGCCCGGCCGCAGACGCCCAGCTCGACAGCTATCACGTCGATGCAATCACGGGCGGCACCGACGCCGTCGTGACCGTCGAAGTCGAAATGTCGCGCGATGGCCGCCACGTCACGGTCGCCTCCAGTGAGGCAGACATCACGCGCGCCAGCGTGAACGCGATGGTCGATGCGTTAGACCGCCTGCTTGCGGCCGACTCGAACCACGTCCTCGCGGACGACTAA
- a CDS encoding DUF192 domain-containing protein codes for MRLVHDSNGGQHPLATQVDTADTILQQGLGLMFRRSIPDDYALAFRFGKAKRRDIHMLCVFFPIDVIWARDGEVVKVKTLRPWRGYGAAAADLLVELPAGNAAGVEVGDRIALVE; via the coding sequence GTGCGTCTCGTTCACGACAGCAACGGTGGGCAACACCCCCTCGCCACGCAGGTAGACACGGCCGACACCATCCTCCAGCAAGGCCTCGGCCTCATGTTTCGGCGCTCGATTCCCGACGACTACGCGCTCGCCTTTCGCTTCGGGAAGGCAAAACGCCGGGACATCCACATGCTCTGTGTGTTCTTTCCCATTGACGTGATTTGGGCGCGAGACGGCGAGGTGGTGAAGGTGAAAACGCTCCGCCCGTGGCGTGGCTACGGCGCGGCCGCTGCTGACCTGCTCGTTGAACTTCCCGCGGGGAACGCAGCAGGCGTCGAAGTCGGTGACCGCATCGCCCTTGTCGAGTGA
- a CDS encoding DUF7097 family protein: protein MEKTPQGTSVGVDDPYTHVSRCDHLTDDGRCRYAFHYAGNDPEFAAARRADDFHCPAANPDHEWTWRDCPHFRSTEHNRECARCGLPERLNTHSGERPLLEEHHLSYANREAGTHEITVFLCRWCHAKIHTSFARIDDDASPDPEALAEAETRRGHELDELGFETASERRETE, encoded by the coding sequence ATGGAAAAGACGCCGCAGGGTACGTCGGTCGGGGTGGACGACCCCTACACCCACGTTTCGCGGTGTGACCACCTCACCGACGACGGCCGGTGTCGCTACGCCTTCCACTACGCCGGCAACGACCCCGAGTTCGCCGCAGCGCGCCGCGCAGACGACTTTCACTGTCCGGCGGCGAATCCCGACCACGAGTGGACGTGGCGCGACTGCCCGCACTTTCGCTCGACCGAACACAACCGCGAGTGCGCCCGCTGTGGCTTGCCAGAGCGCCTGAACACCCACTCCGGCGAGCGACCGCTACTCGAAGAACACCACCTCTCGTACGCAAACCGCGAGGCCGGAACCCACGAAATCACGGTGTTTCTCTGTCGGTGGTGTCACGCGAAAATCCACACCTCGTTTGCTCGTATCGACGACGACGCCAGCCCCGACCCGGAGGCGCTCGCCGAGGCCGAAACGCGCCGCGGCCACGAACTGGACGAACTCGGCTTTGAAACCGCAAGCGAGCGGCGAGAAACGGAGTGA
- a CDS encoding GMP synthase subunit A, giving the protein MTRIVVINNHGQFTHLEHRALRDLGIDTDLIDNDTPPEEIDADGIVLSGGPSMDDIGRCEEYLELDIPVLGICLGMQILAEKLGGRVGGGEYGGYADVTVEVLDEDDPLIGSLAPETRVWASHADEVKELPDGFTHTGTSDVCGIEAMSDTDRDLYGVQWHPEVAHTDEGEEVFENFRAICE; this is encoded by the coding sequence ATGACCCGCATCGTCGTGATTAACAATCACGGGCAGTTCACCCACTTAGAACACCGGGCGCTTCGTGACCTCGGTATCGACACCGACCTCATCGACAACGACACGCCACCCGAGGAGATTGACGCAGACGGCATCGTCCTCTCGGGCGGCCCGAGCATGGACGACATCGGCCGCTGTGAGGAGTATCTGGAGTTGGACATTCCGGTTCTTGGCATCTGTCTCGGGATGCAGATTCTCGCAGAGAAACTCGGCGGGCGCGTCGGCGGTGGCGAGTACGGCGGCTACGCCGACGTGACGGTCGAAGTGCTCGACGAGGACGACCCACTCATCGGGTCGCTCGCCCCTGAGACGCGCGTCTGGGCGAGCCACGCAGACGAGGTCAAAGAACTCCCCGACGGCTTCACCCACACCGGCACGAGCGACGTGTGCGGTATCGAAGCCATGAGCGACACCGACCGTGACCTCTACGGCGTCCAGTGGCACCCGGAAGTCGCCCACACCGACGAGGGCGAAGAAGTGTTCGAGAACTTCCGCGCCATCTGCGAGTAA
- a CDS encoding DUF2070 family protein — translation MTATQGDLAALSRYIFRAPRWYSSLGFALLIAAVAGVAAFDFRFVLEDAWQGIFFIGLPTLIASALTPWIDGKLGGQLTRNRASLLALAGELVVVAFLVLAGIIAVLTPLGQGFVFDTLLAALASVFALRLLVVMAVSRKSLLIASIPASIHTVASAVLLFIYSGTMRYFEIGGPLARSFLSRPERAPPELLVVVPQDFLVLGVICVLYAGAVWAFLTVIDRPWRRSMDVSVLDFIRGFIGHIAEGSRELETFFEDIGEEAIVPVTVLSFRTPGGREKARFTLPMIHPGPMGEIGGGNLPERVAAWSEGMAFPPHATAGHDFNLVTEREVDSILDAASEAVSAISYDGVASQSVRKRVGDASLIGQAFGNNALLVSTFSPQFADDVEFSIGMTAGAEARVHGLKDVMLVDAHNSNNGLSGPDLGHVVPGSKRSYDMIQAAGAVAEGLTDAPRGPIQLGVAWDRTPWSAPEGIGPLGVRVAVVEVEGQLTAYVLVDGNNMEPGLRDRIVEAIPDVDAAEIMTTDTHVVNTVKSANQVGGAIPHDELVSLICSLTETARADLEPVEAGMASSRASVTVFGNDRTETLASHANALMSMGGALAAAFIIVVFAVSVLIFLLA, via the coding sequence ATGACCGCCACGCAGGGTGACCTTGCGGCACTTTCTCGCTACATCTTCCGCGCACCGCGGTGGTATTCGAGCCTCGGGTTCGCCCTCCTCATCGCGGCCGTTGCTGGCGTCGCCGCCTTCGACTTTCGGTTCGTTCTCGAAGACGCTTGGCAGGGCATCTTCTTCATTGGCTTGCCAACCCTCATCGCGAGCGCGCTGACCCCGTGGATAGACGGGAAACTCGGCGGCCAACTCACGCGCAATCGCGCCTCATTGCTCGCGCTCGCGGGCGAACTCGTCGTGGTCGCCTTTCTCGTCCTCGCGGGCATCATCGCGGTGCTCACGCCGCTTGGCCAGGGATTCGTCTTCGATACGCTGCTCGCCGCGCTGGCGAGCGTGTTCGCGCTTCGCCTGCTCGTCGTGATGGCTGTCTCCAGAAAGTCGCTGCTCATCGCGTCGATTCCGGCGAGCATCCACACCGTCGCGTCTGCGGTGCTCTTGTTCATCTACTCGGGGACGATGCGCTACTTCGAGATTGGCGGCCCGCTCGCTCGGTCGTTTCTCTCACGCCCTGAACGCGCCCCGCCGGAACTGCTCGTGGTCGTCCCCCAAGACTTCCTCGTTCTCGGCGTCATCTGCGTGCTCTATGCCGGGGCCGTCTGGGCGTTTCTCACCGTCATCGACCGCCCGTGGCGACGGAGCATGGACGTCTCTGTCCTCGATTTTATCCGCGGGTTCATTGGCCACATCGCTGAGGGGTCGCGCGAACTCGAAACGTTCTTCGAGGACATCGGTGAGGAGGCAATCGTTCCCGTCACCGTCCTCTCATTTCGGACGCCCGGTGGCAGGGAGAAAGCCCGCTTTACGCTCCCGATGATACACCCCGGTCCGATGGGGGAAATCGGCGGTGGCAACCTTCCAGAGCGCGTCGCAGCGTGGTCTGAGGGCATGGCGTTCCCGCCCCACGCAACCGCTGGCCACGACTTCAACCTCGTCACCGAGCGCGAGGTCGATTCGATTCTGGATGCCGCAAGCGAGGCCGTTTCGGCCATCTCGTACGACGGCGTGGCATCTCAAAGCGTCAGAAAGCGCGTTGGTGATGCGTCGCTCATCGGGCAAGCGTTCGGCAACAATGCGCTGCTCGTCTCGACGTTCTCGCCGCAGTTTGCAGACGACGTGGAGTTCTCGATTGGGATGACCGCCGGGGCAGAAGCCCGCGTCCACGGCCTCAAAGACGTAATGCTCGTCGACGCTCACAACTCGAACAACGGCCTCTCCGGCCCCGACCTCGGCCACGTCGTCCCCGGGAGCAAACGCTCCTACGACATGATTCAGGCGGCTGGGGCAGTGGCCGAAGGACTCACCGACGCGCCACGCGGCCCGATACAACTCGGCGTCGCGTGGGACCGAACGCCGTGGAGCGCACCTGAAGGCATCGGCCCCCTCGGCGTTCGCGTGGCGGTGGTCGAAGTCGAAGGCCAACTCACCGCGTACGTCCTCGTAGACGGCAACAACATGGAACCCGGACTTCGTGACCGCATCGTCGAGGCGATTCCTGACGTCGACGCCGCTGAAATCATGACCACGGACACCCACGTCGTCAACACGGTCAAGTCCGCAAATCAGGTCGGCGGTGCGATTCCACACGACGAACTCGTCTCGCTCATCTGCTCGCTCACAGAAACCGCTCGCGCCGATTTAGAGCCCGTCGAAGCGGGGATGGCGTCCTCACGCGCCTCCGTCACCGTCTTCGGCAACGACCGCACTGAGACGCTCGCCAGTCACGCAAACGCGCTCATGTCGATGGGTGGCGCGCTCGCAGCTGCGTTCATCATCGTCGTGTTCGCCGTGAGCGTCCTCATCTTCCTGCTCGCGTAG